From the genome of Vigna radiata var. radiata cultivar VC1973A unplaced genomic scaffold, Vradiata_ver6 scaffold_212, whole genome shotgun sequence, one region includes:
- the LOC106754444 gene encoding non-specific lipid-transfer protein 1 isoform X2, protein MAALKFSSVVAVMCMVLVTTPFTHSTTCSEVVSAISPCLNYLRGPGGVPPAKCCGGVRSLNRAARTTADRRTACNCLKSSADSISGLNFNTAASLPGRCRVRIPYQISRSTNCNGIR, encoded by the exons ATGGCTGCTCTCAAATTTTCAAGCGTGGTTGCGGTGATGTGCATGGTGTTAGTGACTACACCCTTCACACATTCGACCACGTGCAGCGAAGTGGTGAGTGCCATATCCCCATGCCTCAATTACCTTCGGGGTCCTGGCGGAGTGCCACCGGCGAAATGCTGCGGAGGAGTGAGGAGCCTCAACAGGGCTGCGAGGACCACCGCCGACCGCCGGACCGCGTGCAATTGCCTGAAATCGTCTGCTGATTCCATTTCTGGGCTTAATTTCAATACCGCAGCTTCACTCCCAGGAAGATGTAGAGTGAGGATCCCCTACCAGATTAGCCGTTCCACCAACTGCAACGg GATCAGGTGA
- the LOC106754444 gene encoding non-specific lipid-transfer protein 1 isoform X1, whose protein sequence is MAALKFSSVVAVMCMVLVTTPFTHSTTCSEVVSAISPCLNYLRGPGGVPPAKCCGGVRSLNRAARTTADRRTACNCLKSSADSISGLNFNTAASLPGRCRVRIPYQISRSTNCNGYVAQYCRIR, encoded by the exons ATGGCTGCTCTCAAATTTTCAAGCGTGGTTGCGGTGATGTGCATGGTGTTAGTGACTACACCCTTCACACATTCGACCACGTGCAGCGAAGTGGTGAGTGCCATATCCCCATGCCTCAATTACCTTCGGGGTCCTGGCGGAGTGCCACCGGCGAAATGCTGCGGAGGAGTGAGGAGCCTCAACAGGGCTGCGAGGACCACCGCCGACCGCCGGACCGCGTGCAATTGCCTGAAATCGTCTGCTGATTCCATTTCTGGGCTTAATTTCAATACCGCAGCTTCACTCCCAGGAAGATGTAGAGTGAGGATCCCCTACCAGATTAGCCGTTCCACCAACTGCAACGggtat GTTGCACAATATTGCAGGATCAGGTGA
- the LOC106754443 gene encoding uncharacterized protein LOC106754443: MDSRRRRNMQRKLQQLRSVTNSSAVNKASIIVDATRYIEELKQKVDGLNSELGTAESSISHGELPMVTVETLERGFLINVFSERNCPGMLGAILDAFEELGLDVLDARVSCEDTFQLEAVGGESEEKESIDAQVVKQAVMQAIQNMD; this comes from the exons ATGGATTCTAGGAGGCGTAGAAATATGCAACGCAAGTTGCAACAACTTCGATCAGTCACAAACTCCAGTGCT GTTAACAAAGCCTCAATTATTGTGGATGCCACAAGATACATAGAGGAGCTGAAGCAAAAAGTCGATGGACTGAACTCTGAGCTTGGAACCGCTGAATCATCAATCTCCCATGGCGAATTACCCATG GTCACcgtagaaaccctagaaagggGTTTCCTCATTAATGTGTTTTCAGAAAGGAATTGCCCCGGCATGCTTGGGGCAATTCTGGACGCGTTTGAAGAACTGGGACTTGATGTGCTTGATGCTAGGGTTTCTTGTGAAGACACTTTCCAGCTTGAAGCTGTTGGAGGAGAA AGTGAAGAGAAGGAAAGCATCGATGCACAAGTGGTGAAGCAAGCAGTGATGCAAGCAATCCAAAACATGGATTAA